One window from the genome of Epinephelus moara isolate mb chromosome 21, YSFRI_EMoa_1.0, whole genome shotgun sequence encodes:
- the LOC126408994 gene encoding uncharacterized protein LOC126408994, whose product MKDNSLPRIVVIIVCTVVFVAVLIVNALAGAGRGPFHSTTGNVSGRYETGITPAGWTFSIWGVIYTWLTLMVIYLTTYVFRGSWAQCLLPYSFYFCWLSNMLMNMIWLLLWDKELMLAALVVLILIVITNYSALFLCCYATDYYGLWLKTYHRKDLACLRVLVQNGLALYTTWTSIASLINFSLVLHMWGVDRSTAATASLCILFAEVMGWFILENWVLDRWVRYILTVYPVVIVALVGNILRHFNPDDPTPNSVFMVVLLVVACVLLVSRICTVIWRNYWRPLLSPGSARLMVSPLDGRKFRVFS is encoded by the exons ATGAAAGACAACAGTTTGCCTCGAATCGTAGTTATTATCGTGTGCACGGTGGTTTTTGTCGCTGTTTTAATCGTTAACGCTTTGGCTGGAGCGGGCAGAG GTCCTTTCCATTCCACCACAGGTAATGTGTCGGGCCGCTATGAGACAGGCATCACTCCAGCTGGCTGGACCTTCTCTATCTGGGGTGTTATCTATACCTGGCTAACCCTGATGGTCATATACCTCACAACATACGTATTCCGAGG ATCCTGGGCTCAGTGTCTGCTGCCCTACAGCTTCTATTTTTGCTGGCTGTCCAACATGCTGATGAACATGATATGGCTGCTGCTGTGGGATAAAGA GTTGATGCTAGCAGCTCTGGTTGTATTAATCCTGATAGTGATTACCAACTACAGTGCTTTGTTCCTTTGTTGCTATGCAACAGATTACTATGGGCTGTGGTTAAAGACATACCATCGCAAAGACCTGGCCTGTCTCAGAGTACTG GTCCAGAATGGTTTGGCTCTCTACACCACATGGACTTCTATCGCTTCCTTGATCAACTTTTCACTGGTTCTCCACATGTGGGGAGTGGACAGgagcacagcagcaacagcttcTCTGTGCATCCTGTTTGCAGAGGTGATGGGATG GTTCATCCTTGAGAACTGGGTGCTGGACCGTTGGGTGCGTTACATCCTGACAGTGTACCCTGTGGTGATCGTGGCTCTGGTTGGAAACATCTTAAGACATTTTAACCCAGATGATCCCACTCCAAATTCTGTCTTCATGG TTGTACTGCTGGTGGTAGCATGTGTCTTGCTGGTTTCCCGAATCTGTACCGTCATCTGGAGAAACTACTGGCGACCTCTCCTCTCCCCGGGCTCAGCACGGCTGATGGTGTCCCCCCTTGATGGCAGAAAATTCAGGGTCTTTTCTTAA